Within Halobacterium jilantaiense, the genomic segment CGTCGACGGCGAGACCTACGACCTGGTGGCGCTCGCCGACGGGGAGTCGGTCGACCTCCACGTCACCCGCCGGTCGCTATTGACTGACATCACCGCCAGCATCCATGGCTAACGACACACCAGACGAGGAGACGCCGGACGCCGACGCGGTGTTACAGGAGATCGAACGCAAGCGCTCCCTCCGGGGCGTGTCCGTGGTCGCCGTCGCGGTCATCGGTATCGCCTTCTCCGTGTTCCAGATGTGGCTCGCCGCGAAGGGGTTCGAGCTCTCCGTGACCGTGCCGTTCTACGGCGTGTTCGAGCTCGCGACGCTGCAGTTGCTCCAGATCAACGCGGTCCACGTCGCCTTCGCGCTCGCGCTGGCGTTCCTGCTGTACCCCGCCAGCACGGGCGACGGCCCGTTCGCCCGGCGGTGTGTCGCGCTCGCCCGCGGGCTGGACGACCGACTCGGCGCGTCCCATCCCGCGACGCGGGGCGTCCGACGCGTCGGCTCGTCGCTGGAGTGGGCGCTCGTCGACGAGGACATGGACCGCGTGACGCCCGTCGACGTCGTGTTCGTCGGTATCACCGCGCTCGCAGCGGCGTACTTCGTCACGGACTTCGCGGAGATTCAGAACATGCGGCGGTTCGGCCTCGACGCCGGGCGGCCCGTTCAGGAGGTGTTCACGTTCCTCGAACCCGTGTCGGTGCTGCTCGGGCCGCTGGCCGACACGTCGTACGCGCTCGTGCTCGGCGTCGTCGGCGTCCTGCTCGTTCTGGAGGCGACCCGGCGGGCAATCAGCCTCTGGCTGATGGTCATCGTCGCGCTGTTCATCGTCTACGCCCGCTTCGGCCACCTCATCCCCCAGAACGCCGCCTACGTCGGCGTGCTCTCGATTCCGCCGTTCGACTGGGCGAGCATCGTCCAGAACCTCTGGTACAACACGGAGAACGGCGTGTTCGGCATCCCGGTGACGGTCTCGGTGCAGTTCATCTACATCTTCATCCTGTTCGGCGCGTTCCTGGAGATGTCGGGCGCGGGCCAGTGGTTCATCGACCTGGCGTACGCCGCGACCGGCACCCGGAAGGGCGGCCCGGCGAAGGCGTCCATCCTCGCCTCGGGGTTCATGGGCACCATCTCCGGGTCCTCCATCGCGAACACGGTCACCACGGGCGCGTTCACGATTCCGCTGATGAAGCGCTCCGGCTACCGGCCGGAGTTCGCGGGCGCGGTCGAAGCGTCGGCGTCCTCGGGCGGCCAGATTCTCCCGCCGGTGATGGGGGCGGCGGCGTTCCTCATCGTCCAGTACACGGGGACACCGTTCGCGGACGTCATCGTCGCCGCGGCCGTCCCCGCCGTCGTGTTCTTCTTCGGCGTCTGGGTGATGGTCCACTTCGAGGCGAGCAAGGAGGGCATCGGCGGTCTCGACGCCTCGGAGCTCGTGGACGTCCGCCGGCACCTCGTCGCCGGCTGGTTCTACCTGGTGCCCATCGGGCTGTTGCTGTACTACCTCATCGTCGAGCGGCTGTCGGTCGCCCGCTCGGCGTGGTTCACGCTCGTCGCCATCGGCGCGCTGATGGCGCTCATCGCCGCCTACGGCGACGAGACCAGAGGCCTGCTCGCCACCGCCCTCGCCGCGCTCGTCGGCGGGACCTTCCTCACGGAGTGGCTGGCCGGCGGCTCCATCGTGGAGACGCTGACCGGAGCCGCGGCGGGCGGCGGGTCGGTGGACGCCGCGCTCGCGGCGACACTCGGCGACCTCGGCTGGCTGCTCGTCGCCTCGGGAGTGCTGACGATGGCGCTGCGGCCGCGAGCGCCGACCAGCCTCCTGAACTTCGACGACGCCGTCGACGACGCCACGGCCGAAGTCGCCGCGGCCGTCGGTCGACCGTCGCTCACACAGCACAACCTCTTCGACTACGGCATCTTCACGCTGAAGTCGATGGAGGACGGCGCGCGCACCGCCGTCCCCGTGGTCGTCGCCGTCGCCGCCGCCGGCATCATTCCGGGCGTCATCAGCATCTCCGGGCTCGGCCCGAATCTGGTGGCGCTCATCCGCTCGGTCGCCGGCGGGTCGCTGGTACTCGTCCTCGGCATCACCGCCGTCTCCTCGATCATCCTCGGGATGGGGATGCCGACGACGGTGACGTACATCATCCTCTCCGTGCTGCTCGCGCCGGTGCTCACGCCGTTCGGCATCCCCGAGCTGGCCGCCCACCTCTACATCCTCTACTTCGGCGTCATCGCGGACATCACACCGCCGGTCGCGGTCGCGGCCTACGCCGCCTCCGGGGTGGCGAAGTCCGAGCCGTTCGAGACCGGCGTGGAGGCGTTCTCGCTGTCGCTGAACAAGGCCATCGTGCCGTTCGCGTTCGTCGTGACGCCCGGCATCGTTCTGCTGCGGCGCAACCCCGGCGACCTCCCGGTCGGCGACCAGTACAGCGTCGTCGGCGTCCCGGACCTGCTGGACCTCGCCTACTCGGTGCCCGAGATTCTGCTGCCCGTCGGGGGCGTGTTCCTCGGCGTCGTCGCGCTCGCCGCGACCGTCATCGGGTTCGTCTACACGGACGTGGGCGGCACCGAGCGGGCCGCCTACGCCGCCAGCGCCCTGCTGCTGATGGCACCGTCACTGGCGGTCTCGACGCTGTACGACCTGCTCGGACTGCTCGGCGTGTCGGCGGGCGAGACGACCGTCGCACTCGACTTGGCGCTGCGGGGCGTGGGCCTCGTCCTGTTCGCGGGGCTGCTTGTGCGGAACCGCCGCGCGAGTCGGAGCGCCGCGCCGGCACCGGAGTCCCACGAGTCGGCGTGACCGCGTCGTCGCCAGAAGCACGCCTAGTCCCGGTCCGCCGGCCGACAGCCAGCAGCCGTAGACAATCACAAACCATACTTCGCCCACCGTCAAATACATACTTTAGACTGGGCTAATTCGAGCCAGCTAGATGCTCTCAGACGTAATGGAGGACTACCTGAAAGCCGTCTACACGCTCGAACGCGAACACGGGCCGCCGGTGAAGACGTCCACCATCGCCGACTACCTCGACGTCACCTCCCCTACGGTCACCAGCATGGTCGAGAAGCTGGCCGACCGCGGACTCGTCGAACGCGAGAAGTACAAGGGCGTCGAACTCACTCCCGACGGCGAAACCGTCGCCGTCGAAGTCCTGCGCCACCACCGGCTGCTGGAAGCGTTCCTCGCCGACCACCTCGACTACGAGTGGGACGAAGTCCACGACGAGGCCGACGCGCTCGAACACCACATCAGCGAGGAGTTCGAGCGCCGGCTCGCCCGCAAGCTCGGGGACCCCACTGTCGACCCCCACGGCGACCCGATTCCGGGCGCGGACCTCGAACCACCCGAACACGGCGACACCGAAGTGCTCGCCGACCACGACGAAGGCGACCGCCTCGTCGTCGCGCGCGTGAGCGACCGCGACACCGACGAACTCCGCTACCTCGCCGACGTGGGCGTCCAGCCCGGCACCGAACTCACGCTCCGCGAACACGCCCCCATCGGGATGTTCGTCGTGCGCATCGACGGCGAGGACGTCCACCTCCCCGAACGCGTCGCGGGGACTCTCGAAGTGCGGCCGGCCGACGATGGCGACGGCGACCAGGAGGTGGCGGACGCGTGAGCACGTTCCTCGAAATCGCGGGCATCGCGTTCGCCGCCCAGCTCGCCGTGCTGCCGGGGGAGAAAGTCCAGTTCATCATCGCCGGCCTCAGCACCGAGTACGACCCGAGAGTCGTGGTCGCCGCCGCCGGCTCGGCGTTCGCCATCTGGACCGCAATCGAGATTGTCGTCGGCGAAGCCCTCCAGCGCGCCATCCCCGGCGTCGTCCTCGACGTCGCCACGGCGGCCCTCTTCGTCGTCTTCGGGCTGTTGCTCCTGCGGTCGATGCCCGCCGACGGCGCTGACAGCCAGATGACCAGCGACGGCGGCTTCGTCGATGTCGGCGGCCGCATCGGGAACGCCTCCCTGTTCGGGCGCAGCCTCACCACCGCCGCCGGCGGCTTCCTCCCCATCTTCGCCATGATGTTCGCGGGCGAGTTCGGCGACAAGACCCAGCTCATCACCATCGGGCTGGCCGCCGACTACGGCGCTACCCCCGCAATCTGGGTCGGCGAGATGCTCGCCATCATTCCGGTCAGCATGGTGAACGCGTACTTCTTCGACCGGTTCTCCGGTGCCTTCGACGCCCGGAAAGCGCACCTCGCGTCGGCCGCCCTGTTCTTCTTCTTCGCGCTGGACACCGTGCTCGCCGTCACCGTCGGCGTCTCCATCTGGGAGCGCGTCGTCGCCGCCGGCGCGTGGGTCCTCGACGCCGTCGTCCCCGCGCTCGCTGTTCTGCCGTGACCGGCGGGCTTTAGTCGGAACGCAGCCACCTCCCGCTGTGCTCGACGCAGCCGTCTCGCTGGCCGCCGGCGTCGTCCTCGGACTGTCGCTGGCCGCGCCACCGGGCCCGATGAACGCCGTCATCGCCGAGGAGAGCGTCGCCCGCGGCTGGACGTCCGGATTCGCCGCCGGTCTCGGCGCGATGACGGCCGACGCCGTCTTCCTGGCCCTCGCGCTCGTCGGCGTCGTCGCCGTCGTCGAAGAGTACCCGACGCTGGAGGCGGGGCTGTTCGCGGTCGGCGGCCTGCTGATGCTGTACTACGCCTACGGCGCAGCCCGAGACGCCGGGTCGTTCTCGGAGGCCGAGGCCGCAGACGGCCGAGGGTTCCGGAAAGCGTTCGCGCTCGCGCTCGCGAACCCCTACCAGATTACGTGGTGGCTGACGGCCGGCGTCGGCCTCCTCGACCCCGGCCGAATCTCCGCGTTCGGCTACTCGCTGCCGGCCAACAACGGCGCGCTCACGGTCGCCGGCTTCTTCGGCGGCATCCTCGTCTGGATAACCGTGTTCCCGGCGTCGCTACGGGCGGCCGGCGACCGCGTCGACGCGTTCGGTACGACCGTCGCGTACGCGAGCGCGGCGGTGCTCGCGCTGTTCGGGCTGACGTTCCTCGGGACGGCGGCCGGCCTGTAGAAACAGATGCGGGCGGCTACAGGTCGTCCGTGCCCGCTATCTCCTCGTGCAGCCACTCCTTCAGCCAGCGCACGCGCTTGAGACGCCGGTGCGCGATGGACTCGGCGACGTCAGAGGCGACGCGGTCGGCGGCGTCCTCGCCGCGCTCCTGGACGCGCCCGACCATCTCAGCGGCGTCGACGTGCGTGCGAGCCTCGTAGCCCATCCGCAGCAGCATCAGAATAGCGCCGTTCGCACCGGCCTTGTCGAGGAGGTCGGCCTCGACGAGACAGCGGGTCTCAAGCGGGAGGTCGGCGAGGTCGCCCTGATAGGAGTGGCGGGCGACCGCCTCCGCGACCTGGTCGATGAACGACGGCGGGAAGTCGCCGTGAGTCTCCAGATACTTCCGCGCGATGCGCGCACCCTCGTCGGCGTGCGCCTCCTGATCGGCTTCGAGTTTCGCGATGTCGTGGAACAGCGCCGCAACCCGCACCACGTCGACGTCGGCACCGGTCTCTTCCGCGATTTGCTCGGCGATGTCGACGACGTTGAGGATGTGGGTGAACCGGTACTCCGCGGAGTGCCAGGGGTACCACCGCATCCGGCCGCCGTCGTCCTCGTTCTCGACGCTGGCCTCCAGGTAGTCCCGGACGAACGCGGCCATCTCGTCGAACTGCCCGTCCGTGACCGGGGACTCCTTTATCTCGACTCCCACCGTCTCACCTCCGTTATCAGGCGAACTGTCTGTATCATTACGCCAATAGACGACTGTTTCGGTCTTAGGCCTTTTGCAGCCCAGGTGGTTATGTGGCGGCGACACCGACGGGAAGCCGTGACTGAGAAGCGATATCTCGACGAGAGTGCGGTCACGACCTTCGAGGCCACCGTCGCCGACGCGGGCTCCGACGGCGTCGTCCTCGACCGGACGTACTTCTATCCGACCGGGGGCGGTCAGCCCCACGACACGGGCGTGCTACGCGACGAAGCGGGAGAATCGTACCGCGTCGTGGACGTCCGGGGCCGAGAGACGGTCCGGCACGTCGTCGACGGTGAGCCGCCGGAGCCCGGGACGACAGTGACCGGTGAGATAGACGCCGCGCGACGCCGCGCGCACAGCCGCTACCACACCGCCCAGCACGTCCTCTCGGCGGTCCTGCTGGACGAGTTCGACGCCGAGACGACCGGGAACCAGCTGTACGCCGACCGGGCCCGCCTCGACTGCGCGCACGAGCGCTTCGACGACGGCGACCTCACCGCCCTCGAAGCGGCAGTGAACGGCGTGCTCGACGCGGGTCACGACGTGGAGTGGTACACGCTCGACCGCGAGACCGCAGAGCAGCGCCTCGACCGCGAACGCACGAGACTCGACCTCCTGCCGGACTCCGTCACCGAGGTCCGCATCGTCGACATCGGCGGCGGCGAGGTCGACCGAACGGCCTGCGCGGGGACGCACGTCGAGAACACGAAAGAGGTCGGGTCGTTCGTCGTCACCGGACGGGAGACGGCCGGCAGCGGCGAGGAGCGCGTGCGCTTCGAACTGCGCGAGTCGTAGTCGCCGGTCAGGCCTCGTAGTCGGCGACGGCCGCCTCGCAGTCCCGCATCGCCTCGAAGCGCTCCTCGTCGGGGTCGTCGACGGCGACCGACTCGACGACGACCCAGCCGCCGTCGTACACCAGTCCCTTCACCCAGTCGTCTGTCCCGAGGATGAGCCGTTCGGTCACCACGACCGGCTCCCGAGTCTCGGCCTCCACGGCCTCCTCGCGGTCCACCGGCACCACGAGTGTGAACGCGTCGGCGTGGTTCAGCGCCGTCACCTCCCGCTGGCGAAGCGGTCGCGCGGGAAGCGAGTCCAGAGCGTCGCTCATACCGGCGGCAGGCGGCGGCTACGGGTAGGTCTGTCGTTCCGGTCCGTCGTTTTATTCACTCTACGACAATCCACACAAAGTATATATACAGAAACTTCCTTGCTCCAATCGAGATGCCTGAATGCAAGAACTGCGGGTCGTTCGTCACCACAGACTACGCCCGCGTGTTCACCCCGCCGGGCGTCGACCGCCCCCGCGTCTGCCCCGAGTGCCCGGACATGGTCCGGGACGGTGCCGACGTCCGCGAGGCGCGAGCCACACGGTCGTAACGAGAAGAAAACCGCCTACAGTCGCGTCAGGTTCGTCGCTCGCGGGCCACCGGCGGCCCGCTCGACGTCGAACGCTACCTCCTGGCCCTCCCGCAGTGCGGGCCCGCCGACGTCAGCCACGTGAACGAACACCGGCTCGTCGGCGTCGTCGCTCTCGATGAATCCGTAGCCCTTCTGCTCGTTGAACGAGTCGACCGTCCCTCTGGCCATCGTCGCTATCGACTCGGAGCGACGCCCGCTGCGTACTTAGACGCTCCGGCGAGCCTACGTCTCGGACTCGTCGCTACCGACAGTCACGTCGACGCGAGCGCCGCCAGCGTCGCTCGTCCCGACGCTCACCGACCAGCCGTGCGCGTCCGCAATTTCTTCGACGATGGCGAGCCCGTAGCCCGTCCCCTCGTCGCTCGTCGTGAACCCCCGGTCGAAGACGGCCTCGCGGTTGCCGTCCGGGATGCCGGGGCCGTCGTCTTCGACGAAGAAACCGTCCGCCGTCCCGCCGACGCGAACGGTCACGTCGCGGCCGCCGTGCACGAGCGCGTTCCGCAGGAGGTTCTCGAGGATCTGCTGGAGGCGGTTCTCGGCGGCCGCCACGGTCGCGTCCGACACGACGTCGAGAGTCGCGCCGTCGGTCGTTAACCGACCCCAGCACTCCCGGGCGACCGCGGCCACCGACACCGGCTCCGTCTCCGTCACCAGTTGCCCCTGGCGGGCGAGCGCGAGCGTGTCCGAGATGAGCGAATCCATCCGGTCGAGTGCGTCCCGGACGGCGGGGATGTGTTCGCTGTCGCACTCCTCGGCCGCCAGCTCCAGGCGGCCGCCAGCGACGTTCAGCGGCGCTCTGAGGTCGTGGCTCACGATGGCTGCGAACTCCTCCAGACGGTCGTTCTGGCGTTCCAGTGCCTCCGTCCGCGAACGGAGCTCGCGCGCTCTCGCCAGGCGCTCCAGCGCCTCCCGCGCGTGGCCGACCAGTAGCTCCGTGAGCTCTCGGTCGGCGTCGTCGAACGCGCCGACGTCCCGGGAAACGGCCTGGAACGTCCCGCGGTCGCCGATGGGGACGGTCAACGCCGACCGATACTCGGGGTCCGCTGGCGCGATCTCTGCCGTCCGCAGGTCGTCGACCGTGATGGTCTTCTGGCGGTTGTACGCCCGCGTCACGAACGTGTCCTCGTCGAGCGCCGTCTCCTGCCAGTAGCCTTCTGTGTCGAGGTCGAGCGTCCAGGCCTGCTGCACGAGCACGCCGTCTTCCACGACGTCGACCGCCACCAGGTCGAACTCCAGGATGTCCTCGGCGGCCGCCAGCAAGACATCGTAGACCTCGGACTCCGACTCCGCGCCCTCCAAGTCGGTCGCCGCGTCGTGGAGCGCCGCCAGTGCGCGCTCGCGCTGCTTGCGGGCGCTGACGTCCCGGACCGTGCAGACGAACTCGCCTTCGTCGGTCGCTGCGACAGTGTGGTCCTCCACGAACGTCGACCCGTCCGCGCGCTCGCCGACGGACTCGCCGTGCCAGCTGCCCTGCTCGTCGACGCCGGATAGTATCACGTCGGACGCGTACGACACCTCGTCGTCGGGGTACAGCAGCGCCCAGTGCTCGCCGAGGAGTTCCCCGCGGTCGTACCCGTAGATGTCCGTGTACGCCTCGTTCACGTAGATGAACTCGCCGTCCGCGTCCAGAATAGCGATTCCCTCGCGGGCCGCCTCGATGGCGTTCAGCTGGCGTTTGCGCTGGGCCTCGGCGCTCGCCGTCTCCACGTAGTTCGACACGCGGTTGGCGAGAACCGTGTACTGGTCGGTACCGCCCTCCTTCTGGAGGTAGTCGGTCGCGCCGGCCGAGAACGCGTCGCTCGCGACCGCCTCGCTGCCCTTCCCCGTGAACAGCACGAACGGCAACTCGGGGTGGGACTCGCGGACCGCCTCTAGGAACTCGATGCCGTTCCGGCCCGGCATGTCGTAGTCCGAGACCACGCAGTCCACCGGCTCCGATTCCAGCACCGCCAGCCCCGCCTCGGCGTCCGTCGCCGTCACGACCTCGATGCGGTCGTCTTCACGCTCCAGGAACTCCCCCGCCAGCTCCGCGAACCCGGGCTCGTCGTCGACGTGGAGCACTCGGACCCGTTCGGTCATTGCCATCGCATACCGTACCACCGCACCTAACAGTGTTGATTACGGCCACTGACGGGTGCGAACCAACGACTACCGACCAGCAAAACCACTGGGCACGTGGCCGACGACTGCCGCCACGCTCGGGTCAGAGGACAGCGTACGATCTGATTCACCGACGGCTGTTCACTGCTCGTCTCCTCGCAGAATAGTCCCGGGCGGATTCGAACCGCCGTCATGGGCTCCAAAGGCCCATATGATTGGCCACTACACCACGGGACTTCGCTTGCATCGTCTGCTCCCCCGCGCACCTCGCAGTTCCTCCGGAACTCCTCACCGCCACGGGGCTGTACCGCGCGAGACGCACGAACGCGACGGCCGTTTCGCCACGCGAGACGCCTCGTCAAGTCAAAAGTCGACGGCCCACTTCAGTCGTGCGGTCCCCGTCAGTCGTCGGCTTCCACGGCTTCTTCCTCGACGAGGTAGCCACAGGCGTCGGCCTCGGCGTCGAAGCAGTCGGGACACTGCGGCTCGCGGTCGATAATCATGTCCAGCCGGTCCGCGACCGTCTCGTCGATGACGGGCTCGAGCTGGCGGGCTTCCGCGCGGTAATCGTCGACCTCGAGGACGTTCGCGAGGAAGCGTTCGAGGATGCAGTACGTCTGGAGCGCCTCGCGAGCGCGGGCTTCA encodes:
- a CDS encoding TRAP transporter permease, with the translated sequence MANDTPDEETPDADAVLQEIERKRSLRGVSVVAVAVIGIAFSVFQMWLAAKGFELSVTVPFYGVFELATLQLLQINAVHVAFALALAFLLYPASTGDGPFARRCVALARGLDDRLGASHPATRGVRRVGSSLEWALVDEDMDRVTPVDVVFVGITALAAAYFVTDFAEIQNMRRFGLDAGRPVQEVFTFLEPVSVLLGPLADTSYALVLGVVGVLLVLEATRRAISLWLMVIVALFIVYARFGHLIPQNAAYVGVLSIPPFDWASIVQNLWYNTENGVFGIPVTVSVQFIYIFILFGAFLEMSGAGQWFIDLAYAATGTRKGGPAKASILASGFMGTISGSSIANTVTTGAFTIPLMKRSGYRPEFAGAVEASASSGGQILPPVMGAAAFLIVQYTGTPFADVIVAAAVPAVVFFFGVWVMVHFEASKEGIGGLDASELVDVRRHLVAGWFYLVPIGLLLYYLIVERLSVARSAWFTLVAIGALMALIAAYGDETRGLLATALAALVGGTFLTEWLAGGSIVETLTGAAAGGGSVDAALAATLGDLGWLLVASGVLTMALRPRAPTSLLNFDDAVDDATAEVAAAVGRPSLTQHNLFDYGIFTLKSMEDGARTAVPVVVAVAAAGIIPGVISISGLGPNLVALIRSVAGGSLVLVLGITAVSSIILGMGMPTTVTYIILSVLLAPVLTPFGIPELAAHLYILYFGVIADITPPVAVAAYAASGVAKSEPFETGVEAFSLSLNKAIVPFAFVVTPGIVLLRRNPGDLPVGDQYSVVGVPDLLDLAYSVPEILLPVGGVFLGVVALAATVIGFVYTDVGGTERAAYAASALLLMAPSLAVSTLYDLLGLLGVSAGETTVALDLALRGVGLVLFAGLLVRNRRASRSAAPAPESHESA
- a CDS encoding metal-dependent transcriptional regulator — its product is MLSDVMEDYLKAVYTLEREHGPPVKTSTIADYLDVTSPTVTSMVEKLADRGLVEREKYKGVELTPDGETVAVEVLRHHRLLEAFLADHLDYEWDEVHDEADALEHHISEEFERRLARKLGDPTVDPHGDPIPGADLEPPEHGDTEVLADHDEGDRLVVARVSDRDTDELRYLADVGVQPGTELTLREHAPIGMFVVRIDGEDVHLPERVAGTLEVRPADDGDGDQEVADA
- a CDS encoding TMEM165/GDT1 family protein, with the protein product MSTFLEIAGIAFAAQLAVLPGEKVQFIIAGLSTEYDPRVVVAAAGSAFAIWTAIEIVVGEALQRAIPGVVLDVATAALFVVFGLLLLRSMPADGADSQMTSDGGFVDVGGRIGNASLFGRSLTTAAGGFLPIFAMMFAGEFGDKTQLITIGLAADYGATPAIWVGEMLAIIPVSMVNAYFFDRFSGAFDARKAHLASAALFFFFALDTVLAVTVGVSIWERVVAAGAWVLDAVVPALAVLP
- a CDS encoding LysE family translocator — its product is MLDAAVSLAAGVVLGLSLAAPPGPMNAVIAEESVARGWTSGFAAGLGAMTADAVFLALALVGVVAVVEEYPTLEAGLFAVGGLLMLYYAYGAARDAGSFSEAEAADGRGFRKAFALALANPYQITWWLTAGVGLLDPGRISAFGYSLPANNGALTVAGFFGGILVWITVFPASLRAAGDRVDAFGTTVAYASAAVLALFGLTFLGTAAGL
- a CDS encoding HD domain-containing protein, encoding MGVEIKESPVTDGQFDEMAAFVRDYLEASVENEDDGGRMRWYPWHSAEYRFTHILNVVDIAEQIAEETGADVDVVRVAALFHDIAKLEADQEAHADEGARIARKYLETHGDFPPSFIDQVAEAVARHSYQGDLADLPLETRCLVEADLLDKAGANGAILMLLRMGYEARTHVDAAEMVGRVQERGEDAADRVASDVAESIAHRRLKRVRWLKEWLHEEIAGTDDL
- a CDS encoding alanyl-tRNA editing protein, yielding MTEKRYLDESAVTTFEATVADAGSDGVVLDRTYFYPTGGGQPHDTGVLRDEAGESYRVVDVRGRETVRHVVDGEPPEPGTTVTGEIDAARRRAHSRYHTAQHVLSAVLLDEFDAETTGNQLYADRARLDCAHERFDDGDLTALEAAVNGVLDAGHDVEWYTLDRETAEQRLDRERTRLDLLPDSVTEVRIVDIGGGEVDRTACAGTHVENTKEVGSFVVTGRETAGSGEERVRFELRES
- a CDS encoding DUF7563 family protein; the encoded protein is MPECKNCGSFVTTDYARVFTPPGVDRPRVCPECPDMVRDGADVREARATRS
- a CDS encoding cold-shock protein; translation: MARGTVDSFNEQKGYGFIESDDADEPVFVHVADVGGPALREGQEVAFDVERAAGGPRATNLTRL
- a CDS encoding hybrid sensor histidine kinase/response regulator; its protein translation is MTERVRVLHVDDEPGFAELAGEFLEREDDRIEVVTATDAEAGLAVLESEPVDCVVSDYDMPGRNGIEFLEAVRESHPELPFVLFTGKGSEAVASDAFSAGATDYLQKEGGTDQYTVLANRVSNYVETASAEAQRKRQLNAIEAAREGIAILDADGEFIYVNEAYTDIYGYDRGELLGEHWALLYPDDEVSYASDVILSGVDEQGSWHGESVGERADGSTFVEDHTVAATDEGEFVCTVRDVSARKQRERALAALHDAATDLEGAESESEVYDVLLAAAEDILEFDLVAVDVVEDGVLVQQAWTLDLDTEGYWQETALDEDTFVTRAYNRQKTITVDDLRTAEIAPADPEYRSALTVPIGDRGTFQAVSRDVGAFDDADRELTELLVGHAREALERLARARELRSRTEALERQNDRLEEFAAIVSHDLRAPLNVAGGRLELAAEECDSEHIPAVRDALDRMDSLISDTLALARQGQLVTETEPVSVAAVARECWGRLTTDGATLDVVSDATVAAAENRLQQILENLLRNALVHGGRDVTVRVGGTADGFFVEDDGPGIPDGNREAVFDRGFTTSDEGTGYGLAIVEEIADAHGWSVSVGTSDAGGARVDVTVGSDESET
- a CDS encoding metal-dependent transcriptional regulator, coding for MNTADQYLKTIFLVEELNDGPAATGELADRLGVSPASVNEMVGKLEERGLVAHEKYKGATVTDDGEARAREALQTYCILERFLANVLEVDDYRAEARQLEPVIDETVADRLDMIIDREPQCPDCFDAEADACGYLVEEEAVEADD